The Hyla sarda isolate aHylSar1 chromosome 3, aHylSar1.hap1, whole genome shotgun sequence genome contains the following window.
AACCAAAAATATTCCACCCAAAAacatcaacatgtcccgcaaaaaaggagtcctcacacaattgcgtcagtgaaaaaaaaaagttatggctcccaGAATACAGCAACTTGATTTTTTAGTTAGTCACAGGCCTCTACCCACATCCAAGGCAgtacaccctgctctgtactgacaaggggcaagcaccccgaaacagctgtctgcagatgggtcttcttcccttctggagagaattctggcttggcataaatgcCAGTCAGTTTCTGAGGCTTCGTAACTGGAGCCAAagctgatcttagggcatgctacctgagaaggtggtgtgttGAGCTGTTTTGCatattcctgatatatatatttatttattagctGAGTACATGGCGCTGCTCAGTtttcccttcctaatccttgttggggaggaaaatcaacaaaggaggaagcttttgaattcatagctcatcctcatatattgctttcatatcccgtccccatatcccgtcctcatatctcaacctcatatcctgaactcATAACCCATccttatattccgtcctcatatctcaacatcatatccgacctcctatcccaaccccctatgccctcctcatatcccgtcctcacatctcgacctcatatactgtcctcatatcatatCCTCATATGgcgtcctcaaatcctgtcctcatatcctaaccacctatcccgacctcctatctcaacctcatatcccaacctcctatcccgtcttcctatctcgacctcatatcccatcctcatatcccgtcctcatatcccaaccccatatcccgtcctcatatccagtcctcatatcccatcctcatatcccgtcctcatagcctgaccccataacccatccccatataccgtccccatatcacaacctcatatctaaacctcatatcccatcctcccatcccgaccacatatcccgtcctcatatttcgtcctcatatcctgacctcatatcccgtcctcatatctcgacctcatgtcctgtcctcatatcccaacttcatatcctagcctcatatcccgaactcatatcctgtactcatataCCGTCCTGATataccgtccttatgtcccatcctcatatcctgtcctcaggtgggactgatttgtgatgaagatattgtaagcttgtAAGAAGAgaatgtggctttgtgggactgggcgtgatatgcaagccagaccgatgcacaaaagggtagataataaaagggatgGGGCTTAAAccatgggcgtgtctttgtgggaTGGGGTGtggcaagccggactgacacttgcaagccggactgacacattaaccaggagatgcagagcagagcttgtggagtaaggtactggaagtcccatatacttgcatgggacttgaaacaaaaacccatcttttatataaaggtgtaggtaagggttaatttaacgtgtacagtcatgactgtaaatgttggctcccctgaacttttttaagaaaaattaagtatttcttacaaaaaaggattgcagtaacatgttttgctatacacatttttataGCAAACTTCCAGCGGGATACccgctgtgaacccccacccatgtgaatatacccagaaaacactacactacacctacacaaaataaaggttaaaacactacatatatacacacccctacacatttaccccctccaataaaaatgagaaatgcctggtacggcacggtttctaaaacggaACGTCTAGTTGTTgccaaacagcaactcccagtgttgccagacagccattgactgtccaggcatgctgggagtttggcaacacctggatgcaccctgtttgggaaacactgccgtagggtaattttggtatgggAGGCAAGTGTAATCCTTGCATCcatgtccgtccctatgcaaatccctaatttaggcctcaattgcgcatagtgctctctcaattcgaagccctgtcatatttcaaggcaacagtttagggccacatatggggtatttcaatacccGGGAGAaaatgcctaacaaattttggggggctttttctccttttactccttatgaaaaggtaaagttggggtctacaccagcaagttattgtaatatatatatttttttttacactaacatgctggtgttgccccatacttttcattttcacaagaagtaaaaggaaaaaaagccccccaaaatttgtaacacagtttcttctgagtacggaaatatctcatatgtggacgcaaaatgctctgcgggcgcacaacaaggctcagaaaagagaccgccatgtacatttgaggtgatttgcacggggtggctgatcgttacagtggttctgacataaacgcaaataaataaacacccacatgtgaccacattttggaaactacaccactcacggaacataacaaggggtatagtgaaccttaacacccaacaagaatttttgttaaagttggacttgaaattttttaatttttttcactaaaatcctggtgttataccaaatttttcattttcacaaggggtaataggaaaaaaagccccccaaaatttgtaaccccaattcttctgagtatggaaatgccccatatgtggatgtaaagtgctctgcaggtaaactacaatgctcagaagagaaggagcgccattgggcttttggagagagaatgtgtctggaattgatggGCATGTTTGTTTACAAACCTCCTATAgtgccagaaaagcagaaaccccccacatgtgaccccattttggaaactacacccctcaaggaatgtaataaggggtgaagtgagcatttactctccacaggtgtctgactgatttttggaataatggtcagtgaaaatgaaaaatgcaatttttaatttgcacagcccactgttccaaagatctgtcaaacaccagtgcggtgtaaatgttcactgcaccctttattcaattctgtgagtggtgtagtttccaaaatagggtcacatgtggggggtttctactGTTgcggctccatgggaggtttgtaaatggcccccgacttcaatttcagcaaaattctctcttcaaaagtccaatggcgcttcttctgttctgacctgtaatgcaccagcagagcacttaacgttcacatatggggcgttttcttaaccaggagaaattggacttcaaattttggggtccattttctcctattacaccatgtgaaaatgaaaaatttggagtaatgccatcattttaattttaaaaatctaatttttcacttttttggcccctttgatcaaaaaacctgtgaggtgaaagtagtcactgtaacccttgttacattcctggaggagtctagtttcaaaactggtgtcacatgtggggggtttctgctgttctggcatcatgggaggtttgtaaatgcacatggcccccaacttcaacttcagcaaaattctctctccaaaagtacaatggcgctccttctgttctgggacctgtagtgcgccagcagaggacttaatgtccacatatggggcgttctcctaatagggagaaattgggcttcaaattttgggatccattttctcctattaccacttgtgaaaaagaaaaattttgggtaataccatcattttagtgttaaaaatcaatttttccattttcacgtccaacttcaacacaaagtcgtcaaacacctgtgaggtgttaaggctcactataccccttgttacgttccttgaggggtgtagtttccaaaatagtatgtcatgtgggtttattttttattttttttgctgttctggcaccatggggactttctaaattcaagatgccccccaaaaaccatttcagttaaattctctttcaaaaagccaaattttgctccttctcttctgagcattgtaatacgtttgcagagcacttaacatccacatacggggtgttttcttaattaggagaaattgggcttcaaattttggggtccattttctcctattaccccttgtgaaaaagaaaaatttggggtaacacagtcattttagtgataaaaataaaattttccattttcatgtccaaattcaacgcaaagtcatcaaacacctgtgaggtattaaggctcactataccacttgttaccttccttgaggggtgtagtttccaaaatagtgtgccatgtggggtttattttgctgttctggaaccatgggggcttcctaaatgcaacatgtcccccaaaaaccatgacagcaaaattcgttTTCTaatatcccacagttgctcttttcctcttgagccatgttgtgagcccataGAGcactggccgacatttatcattgtctttagacagttttttgtttctacaaaagacacaaaaaagattttgagttgcaatccactgattttggcaatacacatgatacggaagggttttatgaactgcacctttttgtgaaaaggcgcaaaaaaggcacaaagccactgtaAAGTCTttaaaactacaccagctcagacttagcttagcttttttggtgtatgtgaagaaacTTCAGAAAacatttacctgcacaaaatttataaaatgctgtgaccatttattaaatttggtgctcctacactttaccagcacacaaaaaaaaagtgaagaaaaattgggctaaaatttttggggggctttttcaccttataccacttttaaaaatggggctacaagaacaggttagtgtaaaaaattcagattttgattcttcccctccactttgctgctattcattgaggggtgtagtttctataatgggatcatttatggggtatttctcacagaaaggcccctcaaatccacttcaaacttaactggtccctgaaaaattcagatttttaaatttttgagaaaatttggaaaattgctgctatactttgaagccctgtaatgtcatcaaaaagtaaaaacatgtcaactttctgatgccaacataaagtatacatattgtatttgtgaatcaatataaaatgtatttggaatatccatattccttacaagcagagagtttcaaagtcatgaaatttggggatttttcaccaagaaaggatgcaataacgacaaaaatttaccattatgttaaagtagaatatgtcacgaaagaacaatctcggaatcagaataatcagtaaaagcatccagagttattaatgcataaagtgacagtggtcagaattgcaaaaaagagctgagtccttaaggtaaaaaagggctcagtccttaagagggaactccggccctaagagttcttatccactatccaaaggatagaggataagatgtctgaccgtgggggtcccgccactggggacccccgcaatcttgcattcggcacccacctctttaagCTGCacaccgcgctgccagctcacaaactgccgggttaTTTTCCCAATAGTTTTCATATAAAATAGGTTAtatagttttttgtttgttttcttttctttcttttaaggggtactccggtggaaaacatttgtttttttttaaaatcaactggtgccagaaagttaaacagatttgcaaatgacttatatttaaaaatcgtaatccttccagtacttatcagctgttatatgctccacatgagtttcttttctttatgaatttcctttctgtctgaccacagtgctctctgctgacacctctgtccatgttaggaactagtAGAATCAAatctccattgcaaacctatcctgctccagacagttcctaaaatagacagagatgtcagcaaagagcactgtggtcagacataaaggaaatttaaaaagaaaataacctcctgtggagcatatagcagctgataggtacttgaAGGTTAAGAtgtttagtaatttacaaatctgtttaactttctggcaccagttgattaaaaaaacattttttttgcaggggagtatccctttaatcgcTGCATTTACACTTAAAACAGCCCGACACCTGGGTTTAGCTTCATATCTCAGCACAGCATCATTAAAAGTTAAAAGGGCTATGCTATGATATCACATCCAGTAGGTGTAATGCTGTTTTAAGTTTTAATGTGTTTCCAATCCTTGACATCCAATTAAAAAGACAGATTTTTCTGATAACCacaatttaaagtaaaaaaatgtaaaaaatattcaCAATCTCAACCCCCAAGAATAAGAGATCAATTTATTTAACATTTATGAGTAATTCCACCTGCAATGAATAAACCATCTGTAAATCATAGTTCTGGAGGtagccttctctgtctctttttTCCATCATTTTTTTTCAAGTGACAATAAAAAATGCCATCTCACAGATGTATTGTTACTCAACTTTCTTAGTCTCCTTAGTCCATATTGTGTAGACAACATGGGGAGAACAAGTCAAGCACCAAATCGTCATACATACATTTTACACATGCATAGAAGTCTATACTACCACACTGCACCTCCTTGTTTCTGCTATGTCATACAAAGGCATATAAGAAATGTAGTGTTATTTACTAAAAACATCGGATCTAAGGGAGAATATGGTACTGTAcaaaatagggatcgaccgattatcggtatggccgatattatcgtccgataatcacgattttgggcattatcggtatcggcaattaccttgccgataagccgataattccccaccccccgcaccgcccccactgcaccgcgaccgccccccgacccaccgcgtcgcaccccccaccgtagtgctgggcggtatatcggtatggatttttgcccataccactataccgatcgggcccctcccccaccctccgagtcaataaaaaataaataaataaaaacttacccgtaatgggggtggtccgggccatccatccttccgtcctgtagtgtccggcgccatttcGGGTGAaccggtacgggctgtccttctacgggggtcctcttctccactccgggcagggtctggcctagtacgctgcatagacgccgctacgccaagacgtcaggtgcgtcgctgcgcacgggcgtcactgcgcagcggcgtctatgcagcgtactaggccggagcctgctcggagtggagaagatgacccccagagaagaaggacagcccggaccggttcactacaggacggaaggatggatggcccggaccaccctgacaggtagggggagagtagcgggtggcggcagcggcctatggcaccgcaaaagccactgtagtgcattgatttaaagcgcccgctttaaatcaatgacctgcagcggtgtcgaggggggataaatagccgataacttataccggaatatcggtataagttatcggctatcggtcctaacctccaccgattatcggtatcggccctaaaaaaacgatatcggtcaatccctcaTACGCCCTATAAGGTAGTTGTATGTATGCCAATGGCTCACTGGTAAGGAACTAAAGGTCCTTTATTTTATGTTAACCGAtgattttttcaacttttttttttattattcaaagaaaattcaaaaataaataaactattaAAGGTCGATAAAGCTAGGGGAAATTGAAGAAAACTATTTCTTAATAATTAAAAGCCTGGCTAACAATAGGATTTAATTTACTTGTACCTTTTTTCCCATGAAATGCAAAGTCAGATCCCAATATAACCATGGTCTCTTGTTACATGCTTCTCCAGTAATGCTGTACATtgttacataataataatatatgtctgtatcaaaaattgtttttaatgacagtaacgccTGTCCATCTCTGAACATATCAGAGATTTTACATATCCCCCTCTCCTAATTTCTGGGTGTTCTAAGTTTGTATACTCCAGTAAAACCTTTGATGTACCAAAGGGGGCAAAATCAAATAAACCTGCCTGCACAGAGATTATTTAAGCCATTTCTAGCAACTCAGAATCACCTTTACAAAAGGAAATGAGCCAAATTCTCCAGATCCAAGTGGATCTCCAAAACCTCAAATATGTTAGTATAGTTACTCATTACACTTTGAGTCAGACATTAAGGCATCTTCTTCCCATCTAATAAGGAACTTACAGAGCCTAAGACAAGACAATAGAGTCTAACATCTGGAAAATATACATTACTCTTCCTTAAAGTAAGACAAAAATAAAGATGTTAAATGTAATATTCTTTTTAAGAAGTGTTTGTTCTACGAGAGAATGTGGTGCTGTGCAGAGACACTATAGGGTCGCGTATGATATGCCTATGGCTCACTAGTATGAAGTTATATTCTGCCCACACAATCACCATACACATGACTTTGCCTATATTGACTGTAGATTTGTTCAATTTATGTGGAAATGACTTTAACTAAGAGCTTAATGGCAATAAATCTCTCTAAGCCCTATGAACCTGAGTGATCAATGATATATATGATCTTTAAAGGAAACCTGCTAAGCCAGGTGCTCAATAAGGTAAGGAATGTTCCCACTAATCTTAATGTAAACAACAGcttctgccacaatatatatctgtatgttcAACATTAGCAGTCTCACATTAAATAttagaataaaataataaagtataGTATAGAACTATGCAATGCAGTACATTTTTATCAATCACATCAGTCAAGCTTTTTCTCCAGTTTTTGATccacttttctatttttttgtttagttaatttatgtaaaacaattttcaaatactgtacatgaataatcaacataatgaacaacactttaaaaaaaataatccacaaAGCAACAGCATGTATATCAATATTCTCTGCTAAAACAGTTCCAAGATATCGAAATGATTGACTCCATTAGTTAGACTAACTATGTATGTTTATATCAAAAGCAAACATTCTGTGAGATGTGTGTATCTTAGGCTTTCATACTGGCCAGTTATGTTTAGATGTGTCCTAATAGGAGATGGCAAAGCCTAGAAAAGTTAAAGGTGTTGTCTGTCCACACACATAATCTTACCGATCCCTGCAGTTCCCACTTCAGCACCTCCTGGGACCCCTGATCTTTGTATTTCCTGGTCCCTCTTGACACTGACATGTGACCAGCCATAGCCAGTGACTGGCTGCATTGATCACATGTTAAATTGTTAATGTCAGAAGAAGCcacattatatagagaccagtagGACCAGGGAGGGATTAGAAAGGGCTTTCTGAgccttaaaaaaatataaataaataagtggccAGACAACCTGTTTAAGGCAAGGTTGGTAGTACATTACTGATAATGGCTGGTCATTACTAGAATACATTTTAGGCTAAAACATGCATTCATGAAATGTTCACCTGTATGTATCATGTATATTCTGGTTGTTAAACACATGCAGAAAACTCCATTTAAGAAAATGGGGATTTCAGTAGGCTTGTCCACCCACCATTCATTCCATTGTACACACTTCTGTGATGAGATGACATTTCATCTGCTACTTGTCGTCTTAAGGAGCCATCCCTGTTGCTCCCACTCAAAAGTTTGAGATGTTCTGGGCTACCTCCAAAATGTCTGAGATGCTCAGGGCTACTGCCCCTTGCTTTTTGAAGATGTTCTGAGTTTCCACTTAATGTATGTTTTTGGAGATGATCTGGACTGCCACTGCTGAGCTTTTGGTACTCTGGACTACCACCAGACCTATGCTTTTTAAAATGTTCAGGACAACTACTTAATATTTGTTTTTGTAGATTTTCTGGGCTACTACAAGTATGCCTTTGTGGCTCAGGACTACTTTTACCCACACTTTTATGATGCTCTGGACTGGCACTTTTCAGATGTTTCTGATGGTCAGGGCTTGCTGAACTCCTAGGCTTTTGAAGATGTTCTGGACTTCCACTTCCATGTTTCTGGTGTTCAGGACTTCCTTCACTTTTACTTTTTTGAAGGTGTTCAGGACTGCTGGTAGAACTTGGTTTATGATGGTCTGGACTATCTGTGCTACCTGCACTGGATGTGCTACTTCCATCACCGACATCTCGTAGGAAAGTGCTGGTTGTTGTATTCAATTGACAGAGGCTATTTTGACTGTCGATGGAACATCGACTACCAGCAACTCCAATTTTTTCGTCATCTAGCAAATAACAAAGTTCTTTCAGTTCAAGGTTTTCCTTTACCACTTCTTCTTGTCTTACTTCAAGCTCCTTTAATTTCTGCAAGTATAAAGTAACCTCTTTTTGCATTATTCCTGAAGTAAATCTTCCAAGTCTTTGCCATTCTCTTGAAATTCGTTTCCCTTTTTGTCTGTCATCATCCAAGAAGCAACAAAGGTCTCTGAGTTCTTGGTTGTCTTCTTGCAGCTTCTGATTTACATCCTAAAACAAAAGGATATTTTGTATTAGTAAATGATTCATTTGGGAAACATACATATCTTATTGCCTGCAAATTGTCTAGATGAAAATATGCCAGTTTGGAAAAACACAATTTACACTCATCTATGTGATTTATTCAAAAGCATTTTCGAAAGATTAAATCAGATATAATATTTAACCTGATGCAGCAAAAAAACATAATTCTGAAATTAAACTAATTGGAAATCTGTCATCTATGTTTCTAAAACAATTGCTGGATATTTTTACAAAGCCATAAAATGTTACCTATCCCTTCTGCAATTTGAgaccatatatttttttcacatttaagaGATCATCTCTTCTATACAtctttttttgatcaaaaagtggatACAATATCAGCACAAGAGAGAGGGTGAACATTCCCTAAGGAAATGTTAGGGAATGTATAATTTCTTCCTTGTGCTAAGAACCAATCTTCTTTtagttaagaaaaaaaagaagaaaaaaaagaataggaGATCTGATCTCCAGATCGGAATATAAAAGAGAGTTAACATCATTTCAGTCCATATATTTGGAATCAGTAGGAGAAACACACTTTTCACACTAGTCTTGTCCTTTGGAGTTAATCCCCATAACAAAATACAAGAGATTAAAGGATGTATCCAGTTAGCCGCTACTGTATGCCTTACAAGTATTAAAACTAAAATATCAAATAGTAACTATCTATCTTTCTAGACTGGAAAACTGCAGCCCTCACAATAAAAACAGGTGTAAAAAGCGGTGATTATTGCATCATATGCAGGGActaaaaagcttttttttggcACTGCATATGCTTTTTAATACTTATTTTCATTGGGAGTGCTGCAATTTTTCCAGTCTATATTGAAGTGGACCATGAACCAGGCACTGAGTTGCATACACCTGGAGCGTGATATTGATTTTTCCTGGGGATATCtatctattagagatgagtgagctGAGCTCCACAAACCTGGATTCGATTCAAATTTCAGGACTTTCAAACATTGCCAGGTTCGGCTCACACAAAACCTGGTAATGTGCACAATATTAGCACAAGGGATGGGAAACACATGGAGGTCTGGTGCCTAAATGAAGGCAGGAAGTGTTACAAAATGCTTTAGAGCtcctaggcagtgttatacacagttcATCGAGCACTAGTTCAATGTGAACCGAACATTGTTGAATGTTCGTCGAGCTcggcaagttcgctcatctctactatctatctattctaCTGTATCTCACTTACAAATGGGTTATGTTTCAAACAAATTACAGGTTTGACGTCACTGAACAACTCATGTCCATATACAGTATGACCATGCAATACAATATAATCACTTATTCATTCACAGAAACTGGCATTGCTTTATTCTGAGCATGGAAGTATCCTAATTTAATAAACAAAGaagcctcccactgtcctctcagctgatcgggatgcggttatttcactgtggcggtcccgaacagcccactgagctaaccggcaactgttttctcccgttttagacgccgcaatctaCTTTGATCgcgatgtctaaagggttaataccggtcatcagcccgatcggcaatgtccggtattagccgtgggtcatggctgctgatagcaactgggacctggcggggtatgaagcgcgctcagctcctgaacatgcttcacataacgggagccggccacgAGCGTAAAAAAATgctcgtggttgttaaggggttaataaatttgtCAGACCATGCATCAAAATCTGTCTATATCaagaacagataaaaaaaatatcttacagTTTTTGTCCACACACTAACAAAATTACATTTGGCCTCCCGAAATATTGT
Protein-coding sequences here:
- the CCDC85A gene encoding coiled-coil domain-containing protein 85A, yielding MAKVVGESLVEDLAKVSDEELMKWTKEELIVRLRRAEVDKMSAMLDHSNLIREVNRRLQLHLGEIRGLKDVNQKLQEDNQELRDLCCFLDDDRQKGKRISREWQRLGRFTSGIMQKEVTLYLQKLKELEVRQEEVVKENLELKELCYLLDDEKIGVAGSRCSIDSQNSLCQLNTTTSTFLRDVGDGSSTSSAGSTDSPDHHKPSSTSSPEHLQKSKSEGSPEHQKHGSGSPEHLQKPRSSASPDHQKHLKSASPEHHKSVGKSSPEPQRHTCSSPENLQKQILSSCPEHFKKHRSGGSPEYQKLSSGSPDHLQKHTLSGNSEHLQKARGSSPEHLRHFGGSPEHLKLLSGSNRDGSLRRQVADEMSSHHRSVYNGMNGCVEETWRCCRFMSWN